In the genome of Candidatus Binatia bacterium, one region contains:
- a CDS encoding energy-coupling factor transporter ATPase — MRSPAPIAVRLDRVSFTYAEQTRPALHEVSLTVHRGEMVVVMGATGAGKTTLAKTINRTVPTFQHGTLTGTVTVLGRLLATESVAQLAGLVGLVSQDFEAQLFSTNVVQEIAFGMEQLGVPPTEMRRRVPAALAAVGLTGFERRDPTTLSGGEKQRLAIAATLALQPNILVFDEPTTDLDPIGKLEIFAVLGRMRKDGMTMLVIEHESAAAEDADRLVVLHEGRVVADDTPARLLPQVDFLRAHGVRPPDLHSVATALRLEPVPRSIDDAEAALRRRHPSNPPQTATPVAAAAPPHGHPAPIVEARDLTLAYEAGTRALDGVSLAIFPGELVALIGQNGSGKTTLAKTLNGLLRPDTGTVRLGDRNLHELPLQQVAADIGYVFQNPDHQLFAPTVLDEVAFGPRNLGVTEEELEDRVQTALAAVGLLGCEGEDPFLLGKGQRERLAVASLLAMRPRLLILDEPTTGLDYTEQVRMLDLIAALHRGGMAILMITHSPWVVAEYAERGVLMQSGRIRFDGPLRNLFAEEDLLAASHFRVPDATRLGRRFGFTPLSVAELVAALAGPPGER, encoded by the coding sequence GTGCGCTCCCCCGCCCCAATCGCCGTCCGGCTGGACCGCGTTTCGTTCACTTACGCCGAACAGACGCGCCCCGCCCTCCACGAGGTGTCGCTGACCGTACACCGCGGCGAAATGGTCGTCGTCATGGGCGCCACGGGCGCCGGCAAGACGACCCTCGCCAAGACGATCAACCGCACCGTGCCGACGTTCCAGCACGGGACACTCACCGGCACCGTGACCGTCCTGGGCCGCCTGCTGGCAACCGAGAGCGTCGCCCAACTCGCCGGCCTCGTCGGCCTCGTCTCGCAGGACTTCGAGGCCCAGCTCTTTTCGACCAACGTCGTCCAGGAAATCGCCTTCGGCATGGAACAGCTCGGCGTTCCGCCCACGGAAATGCGCCGCCGAGTACCGGCCGCGCTCGCCGCCGTGGGACTCACCGGCTTCGAGCGCCGCGATCCGACGACTCTCTCGGGCGGCGAGAAGCAACGCCTGGCAATCGCAGCGACTCTGGCACTGCAGCCCAATATCCTCGTCTTCGACGAACCGACCACGGACCTCGACCCGATCGGCAAGCTCGAGATCTTTGCCGTCCTGGGACGCATGCGGAAAGACGGCATGACCATGCTCGTCATCGAACACGAAAGCGCCGCCGCCGAAGACGCCGACCGACTGGTTGTCCTGCACGAGGGACGCGTCGTGGCCGACGACACACCGGCGCGGCTGCTGCCACAGGTCGATTTCCTGCGCGCGCACGGCGTTCGCCCGCCCGACCTGCATTCCGTGGCCACCGCACTGCGACTGGAACCCGTCCCGCGCTCGATCGACGATGCCGAAGCGGCACTGCGCCGGCGCCACCCGTCGAACCCGCCGCAGACCGCAACCCCCGTCGCCGCCGCGGCACCGCCGCATGGGCACCCAGCGCCGATCGTCGAGGCTCGCGATCTCACCCTCGCTTACGAAGCGGGAACGCGCGCCCTCGACGGCGTCTCGCTCGCAATCTTCCCGGGCGAACTCGTTGCCCTGATCGGGCAGAACGGTTCCGGCAAGACCACGCTGGCCAAGACGCTCAACGGGCTACTGCGTCCCGATACGGGAACCGTGCGGCTCGGCGACCGCAACCTCCACGAGCTGCCGTTGCAGCAAGTCGCCGCCGATATCGGCTACGTCTTCCAGAATCCCGACCACCAGCTCTTCGCCCCCACCGTGCTCGACGAAGTAGCGTTCGGACCGCGCAATCTCGGCGTCACCGAAGAGGAACTCGAAGACCGGGTGCAGACCGCCCTGGCCGCCGTCGGGTTGCTGGGCTGCGAGGGCGAGGATCCGTTCCTGCTCGGCAAGGGACAAAGGGAGCGCCTCGCGGTCGCCTCCCTGCTGGCCATGCGGCCGCGGCTGCTGATCCTCGACGAGCCGACCACCGGCCTCGACTACACCGAGCAGGTCCGCATGCTCGACCTGATCGCCGCTCTGCACCGGGGCGGCATGGCCATTCTGATGATCACGCACAGCCCGTGGGTCGTCGCCGAGTACGCCGAGCGCGGCGTCCTGATGCAGAGCGGGCGCATCCGCTTCGACGGCCCGTTGCGAAATCTGTTCGCCGAGGAGGACTTGCTCGCGGCCTCGCACTTCCGGGTGCCGGATGCCACCCGGCTGGGCCGCCGCTTCGGGTTTACGCCGTTGTCAGTCGCGGAGTTGGTCGCCGCACTCGCCGGACCGCCAGGGGAGCGTTGA
- a CDS encoding DUF2332 domain-containing protein: protein MLADGTIEAFRLQSGFCERFDSPLYAEFLARAADDIEAGGPIADVLDGWQGLPMADALPLRLLGAAHRMVLEGTAPQLARFYPTAGGTPHMPDAWLAFSDLVRARADEFRAGLARQVQTNEIRRSAALLGGFLALANEHGLPLRGLEIGSSAGLNQRWHRYRYELAACEPDRPPPVTTFRPAWGDPAAAVVVRCGWNGDDAVLRGRVQVASMAGCDIAPIDLADVEQARTLEAFVWADHVERLGQLRTAIAAARCDPPRIMRRAAADWLAEQLDPSVQGVISIVFHSIMWWYLSEDERTRVTETIAAAGKRATRAAPVAWLRLEMFGTPKAELRLTSWPGGLERTLARADPQGRWVTWLGTCGPC from the coding sequence ATGCTCGCGGACGGGACGATCGAGGCATTTCGCCTCCAGAGCGGGTTTTGCGAACGCTTCGATTCTCCGCTTTACGCCGAGTTCCTCGCGCGCGCCGCTGACGACATCGAGGCGGGCGGCCCAATTGCGGACGTGCTCGACGGCTGGCAGGGCTTGCCGATGGCCGACGCTCTGCCGTTGCGCCTCCTTGGCGCCGCTCACCGCATGGTGCTCGAAGGCACCGCTCCCCAGCTCGCGCGCTTCTATCCCACCGCCGGTGGGACCCCGCACATGCCCGATGCCTGGCTCGCGTTTAGCGATCTAGTCAGGGCGCGCGCCGACGAGTTCCGCGCGGGCCTCGCCCGCCAGGTACAGACGAACGAGATTCGTCGCAGCGCCGCCCTGCTCGGCGGCTTCCTCGCCCTCGCCAACGAACACGGCTTGCCGCTGCGCGGCCTCGAGATCGGGAGCAGCGCCGGCCTGAACCAGCGCTGGCACCGTTACCGGTACGAGTTAGCGGCATGCGAGCCCGATCGACCGCCGCCGGTCACGACTTTCCGACCCGCCTGGGGAGACCCGGCAGCGGCCGTGGTGGTGCGCTGCGGCTGGAACGGCGACGATGCCGTTCTGCGCGGCCGGGTCCAGGTGGCGTCGATGGCTGGATGCGACATCGCGCCCATCGACCTCGCCGACGTCGAGCAAGCCCGCACTCTCGAGGCATTCGTATGGGCTGACCACGTGGAGAGGCTCGGACAACTCCGCACCGCCATCGCCGCGGCGCGCTGCGATCCCCCCCGAATCATGCGCCGCGCCGCAGCGGACTGGCTGGCCGAGCAGCTCGACCCATCGGTCCAGGGCGTTATCTCCATCGTTTTCCACTCGATCATGTGGTGGTACCTGTCGGAAGACGAACGCACACGCGTTACGGAAACGATCGCCGCCGCCGGGAAGCGCGCGACACGGGCTGCGCCCGTCGCCTGGCTCCGTCTCGAAATGTTCGGCACGCCGAAAGCCGAGCTCCGCCTGACTTCGTGGCCCGGGGGCTTAGAGCGCACACTCGCCCGCGCCGATCCCCAGGGGCGATGGGTAACCTGGTTGGGTACGTGCGGACCTTGTTGA
- a CDS encoding QueT transporter family protein, which translates to MSELITMWRNTRMVVLTAMSASLYAAILIPFKVLPIIPGVTEFRPANAVPVVCSFLFGPAAAWGAAIGNVIGDFFGGIGPGDFFGFFANFLYGCVPYKAWEALTDRDPIPTSPATWIAFTGVVLLASAVCALVVGWGINLLGFVPFSVLGNVVLVNNFAVAAVLTPFLLAVIYPRVKRGRLLYKDLLPPRPRRPRPVRLLALALLVAAAGAGMLLGNLLSTGALVLPLVGAGAGTHGLAVGIGLLPIVALIVLALYLL; encoded by the coding sequence ATGTCCGAGTTGATCACCATGTGGCGGAACACGCGCATGGTCGTACTGACGGCCATGAGCGCGTCGCTCTACGCCGCCATCTTGATCCCCTTCAAGGTCCTGCCCATCATCCCCGGAGTGACCGAGTTCCGCCCCGCAAACGCAGTGCCAGTCGTGTGCTCCTTCCTGTTCGGTCCGGCCGCGGCCTGGGGTGCCGCCATTGGCAATGTCATCGGCGACTTCTTCGGCGGTATCGGCCCCGGCGACTTCTTCGGCTTCTTCGCCAACTTCCTTTACGGCTGCGTGCCCTACAAAGCATGGGAGGCGCTGACCGATCGCGACCCGATCCCGACATCCCCGGCCACCTGGATCGCCTTCACCGGGGTCGTCCTGCTGGCCAGTGCCGTGTGCGCCCTCGTGGTCGGTTGGGGCATCAATCTGCTCGGCTTCGTCCCCTTCTCCGTGCTCGGCAATGTGGTTCTGGTCAACAATTTCGCCGTGGCGGCCGTGCTGACACCCTTCCTGCTCGCCGTTATCTACCCACGCGTAAAGCGTGGCCGGCTGCTCTACAAGGACCTCCTGCCCCCTAGACCACGCCGTCCACGCCCGGTTCGCCTGCTTGCCCTCGCCCTGCTCGTCGCCGCCGCCGGCGCCGGGATGCTCCTCGGCAACCTCCTGTCCACCGGCGCTCTCGTTCTCCCCCTCGTCGGTGCCGGCGCCGGCACCCATGGACTCGCCGTCGGTATCGGCCTGCTGCCGATCGTCGCGCTTATCGTTCTGGCGCTGTACCTGCTGTAG
- a CDS encoding C45 family peptidase, which produces MHRRWRGRFPALLVWALVSAGAVTAEPAYDVPRREDHGDLIVLHVYGSYYDMGRQQVSLLGDVARRMYEYHLEKYRRHVAGGGMRLRIVDFGATVLPIVGPWFEESGFFDEMNGVADGLGVPRADLLRAVMASSFGSTVFAATGAATADGGALIGRNVDWGDGNGVLRPVLVLAHPSNGDMPYILGGWPLIGLPAIGMNAAGFSLSFNFFITDEFMGIPPQMRDRRALQTARTVADGIRVFTEVGKRAMPTFMVMADAAGEIAMLECTPSACATFRPEGDWFAQANHARTPVMIPFDRYRSPDSFERLAAMEAAVRPHVGRLTPLLASQILRDRSNTRYVTDPSVANVFVLNAAVLQPATRTLWHAVTMEPAAPFGAYRPFSVATDLTQTPSLPADPRVDTPEFAREQALLARARQAVREYEAGNSAAAGTIWDDLATDESGMLHPDRLAFARAMVRWRLGDALGTDRLLAGIDLERAPFEVRVAALLARAIVADERGQRAAALVAYREALAALDAAPQYTDFGTAGVRDHAQAGLAAPLSRAVVEPIPHLQYLPE; this is translated from the coding sequence GTGCATCGACGGTGGCGCGGGCGGTTTCCGGCCTTGCTGGTGTGGGCACTCGTCTCCGCCGGCGCCGTCACGGCAGAGCCGGCTTACGACGTACCGCGGCGCGAGGACCACGGGGATCTGATCGTCCTGCACGTGTACGGCTCGTACTACGACATGGGACGGCAGCAGGTAAGTCTGCTGGGGGACGTCGCCCGACGGATGTACGAGTATCACCTCGAGAAGTACCGCCGTCACGTTGCGGGCGGCGGCATGCGCCTGAGAATCGTCGACTTCGGCGCGACGGTCCTGCCCATCGTCGGTCCATGGTTCGAAGAAAGCGGTTTCTTCGACGAGATGAATGGCGTTGCCGACGGCCTCGGGGTGCCGCGAGCCGACCTGTTGCGGGCGGTTATGGCTTCTTCGTTCGGATCGACGGTCTTTGCGGCGACCGGGGCCGCCACCGCCGACGGCGGCGCGCTTATCGGGCGCAACGTCGACTGGGGCGACGGGAATGGCGTCCTGCGTCCGGTCCTTGTCCTTGCGCACCCGAGCAACGGCGACATGCCGTACATCCTCGGCGGTTGGCCTCTCATCGGCCTTCCTGCGATCGGCATGAACGCGGCGGGTTTCTCGTTGTCGTTCAATTTCTTCATCACCGACGAATTCATGGGAATACCGCCACAGATGCGCGATCGTCGCGCGCTGCAGACGGCACGCACCGTCGCTGACGGCATTCGGGTATTCACCGAGGTCGGCAAGCGCGCCATGCCGACTTTCATGGTGATGGCCGACGCCGCCGGCGAGATTGCCATGCTCGAATGCACCCCCAGCGCCTGCGCCACCTTCCGTCCGGAGGGCGACTGGTTCGCGCAGGCCAATCACGCCCGCACGCCGGTGATGATCCCGTTCGATCGCTATCGATCTCCCGACTCGTTCGAGCGCCTGGCGGCAATGGAGGCAGCGGTACGCCCCCACGTCGGTCGACTGACGCCGCTGCTGGCATCGCAGATCCTTCGCGATCGCTCGAATACGCGTTACGTGACCGATCCCAGCGTCGCCAATGTTTTCGTGCTCAACGCCGCGGTGTTGCAACCCGCGACCAGGACCCTCTGGCACGCCGTCACGATGGAACCCGCGGCGCCCTTTGGCGCGTACCGGCCGTTCTCGGTCGCCACCGACCTGACCCAGACCCCGTCCCTGCCGGCCGACCCGCGTGTCGACACGCCGGAGTTTGCCCGCGAACAGGCACTGCTTGCCCGCGCCCGCCAGGCGGTGCGCGAATACGAGGCCGGCAACTCGGCGGCGGCCGGCACGATCTGGGACGACCTGGCGACCGACGAATCCGGGATGCTGCACCCGGATCGACTGGCCTTTGCGCGCGCGATGGTGCGCTGGCGGCTGGGCGACGCGCTCGGTACGGACCGACTGTTGGCCGGGATCGATTTGGAGCGAGCGCCCTTCGAGGTGCGAGTCGCCGCGCTCCTCGCCCGCGCGATCGTCGCCGACGAGCGCGGGCAGCGCGCCGCCGCCCTCGTTGCTTATCGGGAAGCGCTGGCAGCCCTCGACGCGGCGCCGCAGTACACCGACTTCGGTACCGCCGGGGTGCGCGACCACGCCCAGGCCGGCCTCGCCGCCCCACTGAGCCGCGCCGTCGTCGAACCCATCCCGCATCTCCAGTACCTGCCGGAGTGA
- a CDS encoding energy-coupling factor transporter transmembrane protein EcfT, translating into MPLFLYIEPPTRLHALHPIVKVVGMLAVFVAAFVGERPVSLLPLTTLAVLLIAAANGFPNVRRLRWLFGLVFAMTFAIWTLFFRGGTPLLQWGPLQVSRAGPEFALGMALKLVTFLSIGVVFLSTTKIEELAWALTRLGMPYKLGFTMTLAFRLVPVFIDSATTVVQAQRCRGFDFDTGGIAQRVRRYVPVIVPVFMGALRRADGMAMALEGRGFQSGHRRTTYDHYRFRGTDAVALLAALVVAAAYVALWYAGFTAVPLT; encoded by the coding sequence GTGCCGCTGTTTCTCTACATCGAACCGCCGACCCGCCTGCACGCACTGCACCCGATCGTGAAGGTCGTCGGCATGCTCGCGGTGTTCGTGGCGGCGTTCGTCGGCGAACGACCCGTAAGCCTGCTGCCGCTGACGACGCTGGCGGTCCTGTTGATAGCTGCCGCTAACGGATTCCCGAACGTACGCCGCCTGCGCTGGCTGTTCGGGCTGGTCTTTGCGATGACCTTCGCCATCTGGACGTTGTTCTTCCGCGGCGGTACGCCGCTGCTGCAATGGGGGCCGCTGCAAGTAAGTCGGGCCGGCCCCGAATTCGCGCTTGGGATGGCACTGAAGCTCGTAACGTTCCTGTCCATCGGCGTGGTGTTTCTATCGACAACGAAAATCGAGGAACTGGCCTGGGCGCTGACGCGTCTGGGGATGCCTTACAAGCTCGGTTTCACCATGACGCTGGCCTTCCGCCTGGTACCCGTGTTCATCGATTCGGCCACGACGGTGGTACAGGCGCAGCGCTGCCGCGGCTTCGACTTCGACACGGGCGGAATCGCCCAGCGAGTGCGCCGGTACGTGCCGGTAATCGTGCCCGTATTCATGGGCGCTTTGCGGCGCGCCGACGGCATGGCGATGGCCCTCGAAGGGCGCGGCTTCCAGTCGGGGCACCGGCGGACCACCTACGATCATTACCGTTTCCGCGGCACCGATGCCGTGGCATTGCTGGCCGCACTGGTAGTCGCCGCCGCCTACGTCGCACTGTGGTACGCGGGATTCACCGCGGTGCCGCTAACCTAG